The following is a genomic window from bacterium.
GTCCTCGGGGTCCACGTCGGAGTCCAGGGCCCCCAGGAGCCCCAGGAGCATCAGGGCGTCGGCGGTCTTGAGGCTACCGGCGGCGAAGAGGGCGGCTAAAAGCTCGTTGGCGTTGAGGGTGAAGGGGCGTCCGCCGGAGTTCGCGGTGAGTCCCCAGGCGCTCGTCCCCTCGAGGAAGTCGTCGCCCTTGCTCCGCAGAAGGGCGATTTGGGCCGGGTCCGCCCGGCAGTTCTTCCAGAACTCCCGCCAGCCCCGGGCGGTCCAGGGCTCCACCTCGTTGGAAATCCTGTCGTAGAGCCATTGCTCGGCCTCGGCGGAGACGGGGTAGCCGACCGTGCCGAAGCACCCCGCGGTGTCGTCCAGGACGCAGGCCGGGCAATCGGCGCAGGGCCCGGTCTTCTCATCGAACCGTGCCGCCGCCTCGAGGATGTCCGACAGCGGCTCCACCACCTGGTCCACCCCATCCAGGGTGACGATGCGGTGGGTGAGCTTCACGTCCTCGAAGCGGAGTCTCTTCTTCCGGGCCTCCCGCTTGGCGGTCCGGGCCATCAGTCGCCAGGTGCAGGCGCGCAGGAAAGCTTCCTCGCCGCCGACGGAATCCTTGACCGCGCAGGGGCGCGTCACCACGTACTCGATGCTCACGAAACCTCCGGTGAAGCGTATGCCGCGATTAATGATACCACGAACGGCGGGCGTGTAAAGGCGGAGGTGTAGTAAAATGGGGTCGGAACGCAGGCTACTTTCCATACGGTTGCGCCGTGGATGACGACATCATAGTTCTGGCCCGGAACCGGCGGGCGCGGCACGACTACGCCATCGAGGAGGACTTCGAGGCGGGAATCGCCCTCGAGGGCTCCGAGGTGAAGAGCATCCGCGCGGGCCATGCGTCCATCGCCGAGGCCTACGTCCGGGTCTCCGAAGGCGAGGCCTGGGTGGTGGGGATGCACGTGGCGCGGTACAAGCCGGCGGGGTCCTTCCAGCCTGAAGAGGCCCGCTCTCGGCGGCTGCTCCTGCACTACCGCGAGATTCGGGAGCTCACCGTCGGCGTGGAGCGGCGGGGGATGACCATCGTCCCCCTG
Proteins encoded in this region:
- the smpB gene encoding SsrA-binding protein SmpB — translated: MDDDIIVLARNRRARHDYAIEEDFEAGIALEGSEVKSIRAGHASIAEAYVRVSEGEAWVVGMHVARYKPAGSFQPEEARSRRLLLHYREIRELTVGVERRGMTIVPLELYLRGKLVKLRIGLGRGRRQYDKRQELRRREDELTARRAQSYRHKGDDG